From Camelus ferus isolate YT-003-E chromosome 18, BCGSAC_Cfer_1.0, whole genome shotgun sequence, one genomic window encodes:
- the FLYWCH2 gene encoding FLYWCH family member 2, which produces MPLPEPSEQEGESVKAGQEPSPESPEPGTDVVPAAPRKPRKFSKLVLLTASKDSAKVAGAKRKGVHCIMSLGVPGPATLAKALLKIHPEAQRAIEAAPQEPEQKRSKLDAGIEEDGRLAGQPAPRPSGGGEESPVGPIVPSEAP; this is translated from the exons ATGCCCCTGCCCGAGCCCAGCGAGCAGGAGGGTGAGAGCGTGAAGGCTGGCCAGGAGCCCTCCCCTGAGTCCCCTGAGCCAGGTACAGATGTCGTCCCCGCAGCCCCCAGGAAGCCCAGGAAGTTCTCCAAACTGGTCCTGCTGACGGCCTCCAAAGACAGTGCCAAAGTGGCCGGGGCCAAGCGCAAAGGAGTGCACTGCATCATGTCCCTGGGGGTGCCTGGCCCAGCCACCCTCGCCAAAGCCCTCCTTAAGATCCATCCTGAAGCTCAGCGGGCCATTGAGGCAGCGCCCCAGGAGCCTGAGCAGAAACGCAGCAAGCTGGACGCAG GCATTGAAGAAGATGGAAGGTTGGCAGGGCAGCCTGCCCCCAGGCCctcggggggcggggaggagtcCCCCGTGGGACCCATCGTGCCCAGCGAGGCCCCGTAG